In Deinococcus seoulensis, a single window of DNA contains:
- the truA gene encoding tRNA pseudouridine(38-40) synthase TruA yields the protein MTRPDYRPPPGHRRLLLHVAWDGGPYAGWQSQPALPSVQDTLHGALSRLGGGEFRPVAAGRTDAGVHAEAMPVHVDVPDTFRVPAAKLARALNAHLPPTVAVLHAADAPAGFHARFSCTERQYVYRLLVHPQRHPLWHGRALHVPQLLNPGAMNAAAAALTGTHDFAAFATQEDRQTVRELRLLRVQPGPLIWEIHVHGESFLRHMVRGLVGTLLLAGQGRLSPEQAAGILHSRQRSQAGANVPAHGLSFTGARYEGFPEIGSA from the coding sequence ATGACCCGCCCGGACTACCGCCCCCCCCCAGGGCACCGCCGCCTGCTCCTGCACGTCGCCTGGGACGGCGGTCCCTACGCCGGGTGGCAGTCCCAGCCCGCGCTGCCCAGCGTGCAGGACACCCTGCACGGCGCACTGTCGCGGCTGGGCGGCGGAGAGTTCCGCCCGGTCGCCGCCGGACGCACCGACGCCGGCGTGCACGCCGAGGCCATGCCCGTGCACGTGGACGTACCCGACACCTTCCGGGTGCCCGCCGCGAAACTGGCCCGCGCCCTGAACGCCCACCTGCCGCCCACCGTGGCCGTCCTGCACGCCGCCGACGCACCCGCCGGGTTCCACGCGCGGTTCTCGTGCACCGAGCGGCAGTACGTGTACCGGCTGCTGGTGCACCCGCAACGGCACCCGCTGTGGCACGGCCGCGCCCTGCACGTCCCGCAACTCCTGAACCCGGGCGCCATGAACGCCGCCGCCGCCGCCCTGACCGGCACGCACGACTTCGCCGCGTTCGCCACCCAGGAAGATCGCCAGACGGTGCGCGAACTGAGGCTGCTGCGCGTGCAGCCCGGCCCCCTGATCTGGGAGATCCACGTGCACGGCGAGAGCTTCCTGCGGCACATGGTGCGCGGCCTCGTCGGCACGCTCCTGCTGGCCGGGCAGGGCCGCCTGAGCCCCGAACAGGCCGCCGGAATCCTGCACTCGCGGCAGCGGTCACAGGCCGGCGCGAATGTCCCCGCGCACGGCCTGTCCTTCACCGGCGCCCGCTACGAGGGCTTCCCGGAGATCGGGTCCGCATGA
- a CDS encoding class I SAM-dependent methyltransferase has product MPDATPDALTQIAAYYAQDREHDRLTRGLGLIEFIRTLELLSRLLPPAPATVLDVGAGAGVYARELLRAGYAVHALDAMPGHVKRLRADPALAGLSSVTLGDARALPYPDAGADAALLLGPLYHLPDPRDRARALAEAARAVQPGGVVLAAGISRASAITRDLTRDELDEAYTRPIREDTYRTGQYRNPESRGNFFTTAYFHHPHELHAELHAAGLTDVTVYAVEGPTNLLRDPEAALNDPARREGILRAVRLLERDPALLGASPHLLAVGTVGGTGV; this is encoded by the coding sequence ATGCCAGACGCCACCCCGGACGCCCTGACACAGATCGCCGCGTATTACGCCCAGGACCGCGAGCATGACCGCCTGACGCGCGGCCTGGGATTGATCGAGTTCATCCGCACGCTGGAACTGCTGTCGCGCCTGCTGCCCCCCGCGCCCGCGACGGTGCTGGACGTGGGGGCGGGCGCGGGCGTGTACGCGCGGGAACTGCTGCGCGCCGGGTACGCCGTGCACGCGCTGGACGCCATGCCCGGTCACGTGAAACGCCTGCGGGCCGATCCGGCGCTGGCGGGCCTGTCGTCCGTGACGCTGGGGGACGCCCGCGCCCTGCCCTACCCGGATGCCGGGGCAGACGCGGCGCTGCTGCTGGGCCCGCTGTACCACCTGCCCGACCCGCGGGACCGCGCCCGCGCACTGGCCGAAGCGGCGCGCGCCGTCCAGCCCGGCGGGGTGGTGCTGGCGGCGGGCATCTCGCGGGCGTCAGCCATCACGCGCGACCTGACGCGTGACGAGCTGGATGAGGCGTACACCCGGCCCATCCGCGAGGACACGTACCGCACGGGCCAGTACCGCAACCCGGAAAGCCGGGGCAACTTCTTCACGACCGCGTACTTTCATCATCCGCACGAACTGCACGCGGAACTGCACGCGGCGGGCCTGACAGACGTGACCGTGTACGCCGTCGAGGGGCCCACCAACCTGCTGCGCGACCCCGAGGCGGCCCTGAACGACCCGGCGCGGCGCGAGGGCATCCTGCGCGCCGTGCGCCTGCTGGAACGCGACCCGGCGCTGCTGGGGGCCAGCCCGCACCTGCTGGCCGTGGGTACAGTGGGCGGCACAGGAGTCTGA
- a CDS encoding alpha/beta fold hydrolase — translation MIQPGGMIATATGHVQTRSIPATRTDGPDPPTLVLLSGMGVPASSWFTAEEEPIVAQMMREPVFLAPGVADLTPVLAYDRAGIGGSAPPTAPRGLNEAVAELEAVLKACAPGPVVLLGHSIGGLIAFEFTRRFPGRVSGLTLLDSSHPCQAERLNAVRTPQQQRAQQDMEQEIKAGHPERWDFEKVFRRGGDLQGTLPDLPLLVISRGQPFLPEHLTTDEQAPFTPAQAGGFTREWNALQSELALASSQGRRVVATGSGHYPHFDEPRLVLREVRAFLETL, via the coding sequence ATGATTCAGCCCGGTGGAATGATTGCGACGGCCACAGGCCACGTACAGACACGGTCGATCCCGGCCACCCGCACCGACGGCCCTGACCCGCCCACGCTGGTGCTGCTGAGCGGCATGGGTGTGCCAGCGTCCTCGTGGTTCACGGCAGAAGAGGAACCAATAGTCGCGCAGATGATGCGTGAACCCGTGTTCCTGGCTCCTGGCGTGGCTGACCTGACGCCTGTGCTTGCCTATGACCGCGCGGGCATAGGAGGCAGCGCGCCCCCCACGGCGCCCAGAGGTCTGAATGAAGCCGTGGCGGAACTGGAGGCAGTCCTGAAGGCCTGCGCGCCCGGTCCGGTGGTGTTGCTGGGACACTCGATAGGCGGCCTGATCGCCTTTGAATTCACCCGCCGGTTTCCGGGGCGGGTATCGGGCCTGACGCTGCTGGACAGCTCACACCCCTGTCAGGCAGAGCGGTTGAACGCAGTGCGGACGCCGCAGCAGCAGCGGGCGCAGCAGGACATGGAACAGGAGATAAAGGCCGGGCACCCGGAACGCTGGGATTTCGAGAAGGTGTTCCGGCGCGGAGGCGACCTGCAGGGAACTCTGCCGGACCTCCCCCTGCTGGTGATCTCGCGGGGCCAGCCCTTCCTGCCAGAGCACCTGACCACCGACGAGCAGGCGCCGTTCACGCCCGCACAGGCGGGTGGCTTCACACGGGAGTGGAACGCCCTGCAATCAGAACTGGCCCTCGCCTCCTCACAGGGCCGCCGTGTGGTGGCTACGGGCAGCGGCCACTACCCGCACTTCGACGAGCCCCGGCTGGTGCTGAGAGAAGTGCGGGCGTTTCTTGAAACCCTGTGA
- a CDS encoding cytochrome P450, whose product MTNPAAQVEFTPEQQRVQASVQALWHPQTIPDPYPAYAALRDLNPPGVLPVPEWGMTFVTSHAVNSAVLRSPLARSGAIISQMPGDTQATRLLQPMMLFHNGPSHARLRGLVQAAFTPRVVEAQRELVQAVLNDLLDALPTDRDVDLVAGLAAPLPARVIMRMLGLRGDDEAKFMRWTQSVADLLGGAEGNPDLLARIEADASEMRAYFRDLADELRAHPQPGLLSAMAAAQDGGERLSSDELLSNAVLLLAAGHETTSNLIPGGLLELARQPQAWAALVARPDHPNVADELLRVVSPVQLDGRTLTGDLTTTGADGQPITLPTGAHVQTLLAAANRDPGVFPDPDRIDWDRPNSARHLAFAAGAHYCLGASLARLEIAEVYAALARRSPGLTVTDPTPPFKANLVLRGPQELKVRLNG is encoded by the coding sequence ATGACCAATCCGGCAGCCCAGGTGGAGTTCACGCCCGAACAGCAGCGCGTGCAGGCGTCCGTGCAGGCCCTGTGGCACCCGCAGACCATCCCGGACCCGTACCCGGCGTACGCGGCGCTGCGCGACCTGAACCCGCCCGGCGTGCTGCCCGTGCCTGAGTGGGGCATGACCTTCGTCACGTCGCACGCCGTGAACAGCGCCGTGCTGCGCTCCCCGCTGGCGCGCTCGGGGGCCATCATCTCGCAGATGCCGGGCGACACGCAGGCCACGCGACTCCTGCAACCCATGATGCTGTTCCACAACGGCCCCTCGCACGCCCGCCTGCGAGGGCTGGTGCAGGCGGCCTTCACGCCGCGCGTGGTCGAGGCGCAGCGCGAACTGGTGCAGGCGGTCCTGAACGACCTGCTGGACGCCCTGCCCACCGACCGGGACGTGGACCTCGTCGCCGGACTGGCCGCGCCGCTCCCGGCCCGCGTGATCATGCGGATGCTGGGCCTGCGCGGCGACGACGAGGCGAAATTCATGCGCTGGACGCAGAGTGTCGCGGACCTGCTGGGCGGCGCGGAAGGCAACCCGGACCTCCTGGCCCGCATCGAGGCGGACGCGAGCGAGATGCGCGCGTACTTCCGCGACCTGGCCGACGAACTGCGCGCCCACCCGCAACCCGGCCTGCTGAGCGCCATGGCCGCCGCCCAGGACGGAGGCGAACGCCTGAGCAGCGACGAGCTGCTCTCGAACGCCGTCCTACTGCTGGCCGCCGGGCACGAAACGACCAGCAACCTGATTCCCGGCGGCCTCCTCGAACTCGCCCGGCAACCCCAGGCCTGGGCCGCCCTGGTCGCCCGCCCCGACCACCCGAACGTCGCGGACGAACTGCTGCGCGTCGTCTCGCCCGTGCAACTCGACGGGCGCACCCTGACCGGCGACCTGACCACGACCGGCGCGGACGGCCAGCCCATCACCCTCCCGACCGGCGCGCACGTGCAGACCCTGCTGGCCGCCGCGAACCGCGACCCCGGCGTGTTCCCCGACCCCGACCGCATCGACTGGGACCGCCCGAACAGCGCCCGGCACCTCGCGTTCGCCGCCGGCGCGCACTACTGCCTGGGCGCGTCCCTGGCCCGCCTGGAAATCGCGGAAGTGTACGCCGCGCTCGCCCGCCGCTCCCCTGGCCTGACCGTCACCGACCCCACCCCCCCGTTCAAGGCGAACCTCGTCCTGCGCGGCCCGCAGGAACTGAAAGTTCGGCTGAACGGCTGA
- the aguB gene encoding N-carbamoylputrescine amidase, whose amino-acid sequence MRAPDTVKLAVVQMHVTDQLEDNVTRAVQHVRDAAAQGAQVILLPELFENLYFCQVEREEYFALAHPLEGHPFIGRFQELARELGVVLPVSYFEAAGQAHYNSLVCIDADGTLLGNYRKTHIPDGPGYEEKYYFNPGDTGFKVWDTRYGRVGVGICWDQWYPETARVMMLQGADFLLYPTAIGSEPAEVETPNSHHMWQRAMIGHAVSNSTYVAAANRIGTEVVGDLTQTYYGHTFVSDYTGEIVAEFGETEEGALIHTLNIAEARKFRAGMGFFRDRRPELYGPLLTLDGVTRRG is encoded by the coding sequence GACACCGTGAAGCTGGCCGTCGTGCAGATGCACGTCACGGATCAACTCGAAGACAACGTCACGCGCGCCGTCCAGCATGTGCGCGACGCGGCCGCGCAGGGCGCGCAGGTGATCCTGCTGCCGGAACTGTTCGAGAACCTGTACTTCTGTCAGGTGGAACGCGAGGAGTACTTCGCGCTGGCGCACCCGCTGGAGGGCCACCCGTTCATCGGCCGTTTCCAGGAACTGGCGCGCGAACTGGGCGTCGTGCTGCCCGTCTCGTACTTCGAGGCGGCCGGGCAGGCGCACTACAACAGCCTCGTGTGCATCGACGCGGACGGCACCCTGCTGGGCAACTACCGCAAGACACACATCCCCGACGGCCCCGGCTACGAGGAGAAGTACTACTTCAACCCCGGCGACACCGGCTTTAAAGTCTGGGACACCCGCTATGGGCGCGTGGGCGTGGGCATCTGCTGGGATCAGTGGTACCCGGAAACGGCCCGCGTGATGATGTTGCAGGGCGCGGACTTCCTGCTGTACCCCACCGCCATCGGCAGTGAACCGGCCGAGGTGGAAACCCCGAACAGCCACCACATGTGGCAGCGCGCCATGATCGGCCACGCGGTCAGCAACAGCACGTACGTGGCCGCCGCGAACCGCATCGGGACCGAGGTCGTGGGTGACCTGACCCAGACGTACTACGGGCACACCTTCGTCAGCGACTACACCGGCGAGATCGTCGCCGAGTTCGGCGAGACCGAGGAAGGCGCCCTGATCCACACCCTGAACATCGCCGAGGCCCGCAAATTCCGCGCCGGGATGGGCTTCTTCCGCGACCGCCGCCCGGAACTGTACGGCCCGCTGCTGACCCTGGACGGCGTGACCCGCAGAGGCTGA